The DNA sequence TTCAATCGATTCAACTATGGTttaaccgaaaaaaccgttttataataaacacttgattctataaaaattcaatgaataaagCAACTAGTTCTAAACACTCTGCTACTGTATTTTTTTACTTCAAAAGGGGATCATAAACAACTAGTTCTATGAATAAACAAACTACAATGATATGCAATGCCATAAATAGGCCAATGATGAAATAATAAAGCGTTTTTCTCTTCAATTCAATGTTCAAGCTTGTAGCAGACCAGAATCAACAGAGTAATACCGTTGAAATAGTCTTCCTTCTTAATTCTTATAAACCTCAGAATTTCCTACAAATTTAACACAACACACAgccttaaaataaaaacaaaacaacactCAAAAGTCAATCACCTCTTCCAAACACAgccttaaaacaaaacaaaacaacatTTAGAGTATGAGCATTGAtcataaaaaattgatttctgaaatgaaacaaaacaaaaacagcagaacaacattcagagtttgaacattgatcacaaaaaattgatttctgaaacaaaacaaacaCAGTAAAACCAGCAGAACAGCATTCAGAGTTTGagcattgatcacaaaaaaattgatttctgaaacaaaacaaacaatcaagaaaacaatgaaaacaaaatttttttccttcagaagaagaaaacaatgaaaacatgaagcatataataaatcaatgATCACCAATATCCAGCAATAATCTCAAAGACAACAATAAATACacaacaacaatttagcaaataaacaagaacaagacctaaatagaaaatccaacaaattaaatCGCAGTAAcctaacaatttagcaaattaaaacaacagcagcccaacaatttagcaaattatcaACTTATCAAGTtcaagaacagaaaatcacaacaaaaagaaaaaaaaaataaaataacagaagaaCAACTGAACAACAACAATATaagaacaattagcaaattaaaaGTTCACAATAACAGTTAAAATTTGCTAGAAGAACACTAATGCAAGTGGAATCATAATGCTAATAGTTTTCTGCAAAGATGCTATTTGTGcagctaaaatttcctaattactaagatccaattattctaatttcacatgcaatcaacttactaagtttctaacagctagaaattataaaaccaaccggaaatatggttaaagcatttcatcaaacatgttgagtgcggtaaaattaaaacgaaataagagaattcaaagcttaatatcaatgtgatagagaagagaacataactatTGTATACTTTAATTTAGTctgaaaaaaatccaaaccactaACAAATCAAagttacttattgtaatagaaatcAGAAGTTGCAGAGCTTTAAGCAGAGTATTGGTATTGTGTGAGCGTATTGTCTGGTCGcgggtttagggaactcacggcggCGACAAAAGAGAGCAGTTCAACGGCTAGGTGGAGTGTGCGGGTTggtcgcagagtttgaagcagagcaacgtggcttccagacgaacgCGAATGCGATCCCGAACGGTGAACGGCGAGTGAACGCGAACGGTGAACGCCGAGCGAACGTGAACGGCGAACAACGCGAACTAAGACGACGGCTGAACAAAGACGCGAACGTGAACGGCAAACAAACGGCGGCGGAAGCGCggctgagcagacaaagacgacggacgcCGAGCTGGAGGAAGCAGCTGCGATTGGTGACAGCGAACAGGAGTTGAAGACTTTGAGCACGAGGGAAGCTAGATAGACGGACGGACGGCGAACTTTGAGTGCGACGGATGGCGGCAGTATGCCACTCCTTGCAGCGGTGGCGTAGGCTTACAGTGCTATGGTTTTTGGGTTGAGTTATGAAAGAAAGACAgggagaaagggagaaagaaacgaaGGAGCTTCCGTTTATGTGTCCGGCCGGGTCCCGGTTCGGCCGTCCGGTTTTCAACTGATTCAACGGTTtttcaccaatttttttattaacgatTTTACATATCTAATCGAACCGGTAATGTTGTCGGTTCGTTATTGGACCGATTCGACCGATCAATTCGGTCCGATTTTCAAAATCATGTCAGGAATTTATTACACTAtccggatttttttttatttgtcattgGGTCTGACCGAAACAGCCCAATTTTCTTGAGTTGGTCCAAACTGACCTGAAATGAGAATccatttccctttttttttctatatgttAGACCAATATTTTTGttaaccacaaaaaaaaaaagagaagataatAATTTTCTTGAATACattcttattataaattatttaatgttTAACGGTAAATGGTATCAAATATCCATGATGAGATTAACATATCatcacattttaaaaataaaaatattatgaaataaattttttaaaaatatctcaaacattttatttataattataaatattgaagTACTTCGTTAAAAAACATTTCaaaagttaatatttaaattaagtaaattagtaaaaataatagaGTATATAATTTTTCTTCGATTGTCACATTAAAAATAGtagttatttttgtatttattagtattattattatcatcatcatatataaaaataagggataagtattattttggtccctTACGTTGAGGGTCGGAATCGAACTCATCTCTGAtgtatcttttgatttaaaatcatccttaacgtgtttttttgtattaaaatcgtcattttaattttttctgaaCAAAAATACCCTCCACTACCACCAGCACCTTTTCTTCAatctttctcttctcctttcACTACCACGAACATCATGATCTTCAATCATCTTTGAAAGCAAACCCAGTTACACAAACACTTAATTCCACTTGAAATCCCTAATTCCACAAACACCTAACAGTTACACTTGCAGTACACTGAAAGCAAACCCAGTTAACACACCaaaaatccattcaaatcaaaatCCACACAAAAACAAAGGTCTCATAGTGCAGAAAGTAACCAATTCCCCTGCAAGAACCAAGTGTCTTTcacaaattcaacaaatccaaaaatcaattcaacaaatccagaaataaaaaatttaacaaatcaacccaaattcaacaaccaaataaaaaaacaacaaatcaaaatcagaaacagAGGCAATCACAAATGTAGAAGCAGAGGCAGTTATCGAATCAGAAACAGAAACTCAAgcagaagcagatgcagaagaagaagatgccGATGCAAAAGCAGATgcagcagaagaagaagcagaagaagaagcagaaaaaGCATATGCAAAATCACCGGTGCTTGGCCACCCATCTCCAGCGGTGGAGACGGAGCGTCCGAGGACCGGCGACGCACTCCACCCTCGGATCCCTCTCTCTCCTCGGCCACCCATCACCCGCGGATCGACGACGGAGCATGCACGGATCAGCTCAGCCTCgaatccctctctctctctcctttgcgCGCCGCCCTCCTCGCGTCATGCTCCTCTTCCCGGTGACGCACTCCACGGCTGCAGAAGCATGCATGAACGGTCCTCCCATCCACCAGCGCTCCCTTTCTCTTTCCCCTCTTCTCTTCACCCCCGTCGTAgcccctctcctttcttctttcttccggcGACGGTGACGGCAACTCCAAGCTTCGCCGGCGCCGTCCCCtctccccccttccccttccccctctccgATCCCTCCCCTCCCCCCTTCGCATTTCCTTTCGCCCTATCCAAAAACGCGTTTCCTCCCTTCCCCCCCCCAAAacgtgttatttttttattttataattttttttacaaaaggacgactttaatacaaaaaaaacacgttaaggatgattttaaatcaaaagatacaTCAGGGACGGATTCGATTCCGACCCTTAACAtaagggaccaaaacaatatttATCCCTAAAAACAAATATTACAAATTATATAATAACAATTTTAATACTCTAATCTGATAATTATATTAAtaccttaaaaaataaaaaagataatataatCGATATGACCATGTTATTAAGATAGGATAAGATTTTGAGTCAACTTTaattctatctacaattgaaaatatttcaattttaatttatctgTTTTTAACCTATAGATATTCGATTTTATCTGTGAGTTATAAAAAAgatgcaatattattatataaaaaaatattaaattatcaatatcGACTTTGAAACATATTTTATACCCTTCGTGCGTGTCAGAGAAACAATGTTTTCTGGTACTTATTGTGATCAACTTCTTGTATGTTCTCATTCAATATATACTTGGGTGAAATATTTCCTTTTAATCTTCTGACTGGTCTGAAATTTGTTATACATGCCCAATCTGTAAAAGGTTAAATTCTCAAACATATTTTTAAGGCTCAAATTAAAGTCTGTAATTAATATTGTTTATGAGTTTGCAgtctaaactctaaaccatcTACCTAGAGTTTTTGATAGTGTCATTGAAAATGAGAATATGGTGCAATTGTGTGTGTAATGGGCTTTATAGAGAGGAGAATgaattttcttcatttttttaataattaatagaataaaatatgatcttgtattattaattttataagtaaaattcagaaaaaataaaaaagaagtatTGAAGAGTTAgaaatcatattttatttttttaattgttaaaaaaattgaaaaaatatatttttataggtAGATGAATTTTTTGGTGACCAAAATAGTAATGaccaataataactaaaaattgatCTATAAATAGAAGGTTAATATGTGAAATAATTGATTATTGTGAGAATCATTTTAAGAATACCCTTATGTGAATTACGTTAAAATAAATGagataattttcatgttttaaccataatttttattttgggcCTTTGACAACGTGGACAAAAAATGGAAAAAGCTAAGTTAtagggcgaaaaaaaaaagaaaaaatataaatacattgaAGGGGAAAAAAGAGATGAAAAAACTGTGAAGTTAATAAAAATGAGAAACTATGACATTAATTTaaagtttatgaaaaaaatttaaagtttataaaaagaatcttattattttttattatatttaaatttctgtaattcagttctaaaccaacaaattgagtaaaatctaatttaattatattatatttgttttttaattatttttttataaaagaataaaataaaatctagttgattacattttattttttattatatattcatTAATAATTATTGATTCTTTCTTTAAATGGATAATATAAGAAGGAACAagttgaaaatttaaaataaaaatgtgttgTATTACGAAGTTtcaagtttatttttttatttaaatattcatATTGATAATTTGGTTTCTATTATATATTAGTTATAtctcttaattaatttttttataattaaaattttgagtatatatccATTTTGGTTCTCAAAGAATTTTAAActagacattttagtccccaactaaaattaattactcgattggtccctaacaattaattctgtcagtcacttaggtccttggcttcgtcaactctaacggaagacaaaatggtccctgaaaaCTCTAACATGAGACAAAATGATCATtgacaactctaacaagggacaaaatgatccctgacccctttattcgaaaacgacactattttttcccaatttttataatatctcgcataaccctaacattTATACTCTCGttcttcaccttcacagtctttttttccatcttttccttcctcctctttaaCTCCAAGATTAAGCTGTGGTGTAATTGTCATATgtgtcgcacctacctcaacatgtcatggaccacacacttcctaaatctttgtgactggtacatccacctcctctgcacttCACCCACCAAAACCATCAACTTTCACGTCTTTGATAACATCACATCCAACCCCGACAACGTCCacgacatcctcaagaccaagttccacaactactcCAATGAcacgcctttctccactctccgacaagcaatatagattgttggacattaggacatcatgagaagattttccttcgacatcatatgcaaattctcatttgaaatagacaccGAGTGCTACATTTCTTCTTTTTCGGAGTCCAAGTTGGCAGACAGTTTCGACCCCGCATCCAAGCTATTACAACGAGCAATGTCGCCGTTGCCGCTCATATGGAAACTAAAGTGATTACTGAACATTAGTTCggagaagaagctgaaggaagcgatcggagaggtggacaatgtggtcatggagatgttaggacagaggaggagggagatggcaaCGACAACGACGAGTCTTAAAAAATCAGACTTGCTGTCTAAATTCATGGGACCCGTTAAAGACGACAACTAGTTGAGAGACATAGGTATTATTTTCCTAAGTaagaattggttgagaacaagttgaggattttttttcttatgaacattaaatttatagagtgtgcattgtgtagtttAAAGTTACAATATTAGACTAttagtgttatgcgagatatgatggaaattgggaGAGAACAGTGTCATTTTCGAACAGAGGAGATCAGTGACCATTTTGTctcctgttagagttgtcagggactattttatCCTCCGTTAAAATTAACAAAGTAAAgaacctaagtgactgacggagttaattgttagaaaccaatcgaataattaattttagttggagaTTAAAGTGtccaatctaaaattttttaaggacCAAAATGAGTATAtactctaaaatttttaattgagtatatttttatttttttaatttattcttttaactgatatatatatatatatatatatatatatatataaggaaagtGATCCAAATACTTGCACAAAAATGTGGCCATCAGCAATCTTTTCGCTCATTAATTTTAcatagtttaattattctattagttcttatagttttattaaattcataattagatctttatattttttttaattaaatctttacattacttttaattttataattaagtcattacctgtaaaaaatgttagagttaatagaatattttattgTGAACTAAAGTATGCACAGTATAtctttaatcatatttttttcgataaaatattccattaattttaacgtttttaacacaaaaatgacctaattacaaaattaaaaataatataagaatccaattaaaaaaatagtataaaaattcaattacaaatttaataaaactagaaaaatcactcgaatatataattaaatattttatatattcaaatttctatattcataattaattaatttccacTATATTAAGATTATATTGATTGattctttttataaataaaatatatatataattcattaCATTCAGCTGCAACAACCTCTTATTGAGTACTAAAATCTACATACAAATTGCTTCTACTAGCATCATTCCTAATCCCAATTCTAAGCTGAAGACGGTAAGTAAACTTCGTCGGGATGAAAGAAACAGTAGGACGACCATAGAGCTCTATGGGTGCGTGTATTTGTTGTTGTGACATTGCTGGTAGCATTGAATTCAAATTCTTCAAGCATTTAATTGGCAATTCTTCTCCTTTGATCCAATAATTACTACAGAAAAATGCCCTTAAAAATTACTGCAGAAAAAGTCCCTAATGAAACTCCTTTTCCCCTCATGAATTAATCacagagaaaaaaaataagaatttaaaccAAAGTTATATACTACCCCATCTATATTTATGCTGTCCATTTTTAATTTCCTGATAAAATCTGGGTCGCAAAGGCCTTTGTGCCATCAAAGCTTATACCACTTTCGAAAACCCAATACGCCCTTGTACCATACATATATCAATCTTTTGCAACAATTGGTCTTCAGTTtgattgcatatatatatatatatatatatatatatatatatatatatatatatatatatatatatatatatatatatatatatatatatatatacatatatatatatatatcttttttttttattaatttgcaAGTGAAAAAAACGAAAAGGATGAAATACAATTCACTATAATTACATAATATAGTATACACATAAATAATTTTGTTTGAGAACACACTGTCTTTAGCCAGGGTGCTGAGCGCAAGTACCCCATTTTGCAGCTaagtacttaaaaaaaaaaaacataaaaatactcCCATTATCGATATCTGTATTCATTTTAGGTGCTCGAAATAAACATAAAACTAAAGCAATATAAGAAATTAAAGTGGATGCTAAATAAATAAAGATCCACTTATTTATACCTTTTTCTTTTAGTACTGTTTATAAcgagtttttaaaataaatacaatttgATAATactattttgaaaagaaaactcaCGTACAGTTGAATAATTTAATAACATTTGATTAAATTATGGTGAAAATTCAGATGCAgtttcacgtgaaattgatagttgagaactgttagatgaaaatttagtcaaatcaatctcagtcaaatcatctaaccacTCTCAGTtataacttcacgtaaagtcgactgcacctgaattttcatcttattttaattattaattgtttATAAGAAGAGAATCTGTAGGTGAATTTCCTCCTTATTTTGTGAAGAAAGGGATTGTTGTTCATGCGTTCCTGGTCAACGATACAGTGACGTTGAAAAACTTGGTCTTCTCCTTAGACATACTGTCAGTTAAGAGCGTCTGGTAGCGACTAAACACGTTTTCAATGATATCTTCACCGAAGTGGCTAACCAGCAAGGGTTCAGCAACGGCTCTCATGCACTGCGCCACATTGTATCCGCCATCGATGAGTGATTCGAATTCTTCCGATTCGGAATCCATGGCGTTCCAATTGTTTTCATAAGCATTCCAATTCACTTCAGACACCTCTAGGCGGTTGATGGTGAAGGATCCTTCGCTTTGAACTTCAAGTTTCACTTCCGATGGGGACGGTGTATATTGTGGGATGTTGAAAGCATCCATTTGCTCTTCTTTTATGATTCCCTGCAACACACAAAACAAACGGCTGCTTTTTTACATAAAGAAattattacataattaaatatatttaataaaataaaaattcaagagaCTCAGcaattttttaatacttttagttattatttgattagtataaatattaaattatttttaataaataaattttattaatttatatgtataaattttaaaaatatgagtgtaacttgtattttaatttatgcatgtaaattttagtaaatataaatataaaatatatattttttattcacaaatatatatataaattattattaatcaaatactaatctaaaatgataatatttactGTGCTGTAATGAAATCAGTTATATTTAAGTAATGTATTGTGTACCTCCAAGACCATTTGATTGAGAGCGGCAGCCATGAGTTCCCAAATGTAGCAACACTCCTTAGAAGATGGATCATCACTTCTTCTTCCCAAGAATGTTAAAACCATGACACCTCCTTCAACCACTTCCTCACCACGACActtgagaaagaaagagaagtctCTTCGAAATTGTTCATAGTAAGCGTTCAGAACGTTTAAGGGGCTTGTGCTTGACATGTAAATGTTGCCCTTGTTGTTCTCTATTCCCTCAGGAACCTAGTTAATCACCAATAAGTTAGAGAAACATATAACGCTGCTTTATGTGTccaataattttgaataaaaaaattatgtatatcccaaaatcagttattatataattatattaaatatatattatttaatttatattttatagttttatatatattttatactatctgATTTTAATGTACAGTAATTAATACTAATACAATTGATATTAGTAAATATTTTGGATCAATGTTTTTTTGTACTAttagatttaggatttaaaatttaatataaaataataaattttattgattatgtagtcttgttgaaaaaaaaaagacataatttttAGGAATTAATATCTTAAGATATACTGCTTATTTATCAACAATTGAGGACTAAATAGTCTATATATATCACTTACAAAGAATGACGTCGTTTtggaattaaaaaacaaaaactaacatttATTTATTGTGAAGAGACGTGTGTATTTAGTATTTatcctaaaattaaaaaaaatatatatagggaGCCAAATCAGTGAATGAagtatttgtataatgtgtataatagGATTTATGAATGTTCGATTCAATaagatatcagatgtttattatttttggtattgagatggttattctaaatagtataGATGTATTATGTTtgaaaaattagtagtattttattctggatgttcattttttaactcatattaagttaaataaataattcattatATACATTGTACAAATACTTCATTGACTCCCTagcagaattaaaaaaaaaatctatatatagATACCTTAGATAGCCATTGAAGGCTGTAAGAGGCATGAACGAAATGAATACTTGTGTTTGCAAAAAGCCTGCCATAGAATGAACCTGGAGCTCCAAAGAGGAAACAAGGACCGCAACTATTTTTTtcaaacttattattattattattacttatcATGAGATTCTGTTTGAAGCTGTCAAGGGACCTGAAAATGTTGTTGAAATCATTCCCTGGGAGATCATTCATGAACACATTGTATTCAGGGGAATTCTGGTTCAGCTCTCTGCAAAGATTCTCAATGGCTTTTATGATTTCTGTGACAACAAAGAAAGTGTTGGGGCCAGAGGAACACCCCAAGTCCGCAATTGATACGGTTCTTGGGATTTTCTTGTAGTACAGGCTGGTTATGGCTTCCTCTCTTATTGGTCTTGTTAGAGAAATCACCTTTTGCTgcataattaataataacatgcACATGATTAGACAATAATTCGAGTTTAATTTGATGTATTAAcggtataaatattttaataggataaataatatttttttattttttaaaatttatcaaaaattttaaaaatattcttaaatttatatcaaatatatttttatgattaatttcttttaataataataattttataaagacAACTTTTAACGCAAATCaggtataaaattttattattaaattttaattatcaaatattattattgaattggtcttatattttttaaaaatttaataattaagatatatttgatgtaaataaaaaaattttataactaaataaaacttactaataatatttttaaaatttttaataaaatatatgtaCAAATTAAATGTGGCCAATACAATTTTtctagaaaaaatataattatatccattttttttaataccttcaatataaaaattaatttgttttaacCTAAAATCAGACACAAAGTAAATGCAGCGAACGGTAATTTTATCACTGTGTACCTGAACTAAGGAGTTATTTGCATAGCTTGCTTCTCCAATTCCTCCATTCATGCGTAGTACCTGTTCTACTTCCATTTTTCTGATATCTctcttactctctctctctcacttctcTTCTATCTgggttttgttttaatttcttgcttCGGTGCGTTCGTAGAAGTCCACACCACCCATATATATAGACGCGAATCCAAAGCCATTTcgttttcaataaataaaataaaacaaaataaattcaaaaaatatttatttaaaatatgtttcCTCAATACTAAAAATCAAGTAGAAATTCAGGtacagtcgactttacgtgaagttgatagctgagattcattagatgaaaatttagtcaaatcaatcaaaacatctAACGACTCTCACCTGTCAACTTCAAACTTCATCTGAGTTTCTACCAAAAATCAATTACcaatcaataatatatattatgtatttatgaatatttatatatgtattatttcacttatttttttaataaagtgaTTAACCACCAAAATAATCCATCATttcacaataaaataattaaatattatttatgaaacttaattataaatataaatttagatattagattatactatttataaaatttaattatgaataataaaactATACTATATTATCATACAAATAATTTTATTGgtgtaactttttttttcttgtctATATAACATAACTatttaacttaattttgaaaGCAATCATCGGAACCTTCTCAATAAAAGCCAAAAACGATCAAAATCActattttctgaatttttaatgtTACGTCGCATATCAACAATATCGATGTCTACTAGTACATGGTATCTGGTACTTCTAACTTAATAAAAGATATTTCGTTCAACTTATCGGTTATTCTCGTATTTCAATGcaaaattcaatcatttcttAACCAGCTTCTATCTTTATTCGATCCCCACACAATGGTAAGCACAAAAGCTGGTATAAAATACTTTTACTTGTAAGATGGTATAATTGAATAACATATTTTAATAACGCTATTTTATAATCAATTCTTGATGTTAATCAATTgcttaattaaaatacaaattagtaaataatcacaattattatgaaccatagaaaatataaataaaattgagtAGTTTTAGACTTATCCTCCGTCTTAATaaatgtttatttaaaaaaaattaatttaattttaatacactaataatataattatatatataattatctaatcatatctattttttagagaatcatttatataattaatataaaaattaattatttttattaatgtgtattatttatgtaattgaatgtacgtataaaattatttaaattaattttttatttgtttcacaAATATTTATTCATTTAACAAATTAATgtaacattgattttttttttcagttatgCTCCTAATGATAGTTTTATATTACTATTAATGATAgttttatattactttttaaCTTTTAAGATTTGGTTGACAACAACTATCCTAAAAGATGCTTGTTAAAAATGTAAAATGGAaaagttttcattaaaaaaattacttatatatttttaatatattattaaaaatatcaaaaacatAAAGTTTATTATTCTTTGTTCAAATAAATGTTTAAAAGTATAGATTTTAAGAAGATGaatattctaataaaaattttataattgtcttcgtctaaaaatatttttttaattcttaaatgATAAATTGTATGtaagttaaattttaatatattataaaaatatttttttatttaaaatataattaaataaacaaattatATCTTTAAATaacacatttttataaaaaaatatttttaatatctttgttTGAATAAGGGCCTTTTAAAAATCAATGTCAGAAGTTATTATTAGAAGTCCTAGGGGTGGAAGattggaagtgagtcaagttaGCTTATGAGTCAATTTGAGCTCGACTTGTTAATAGTTCAATAAGTTAAACTTTTGAGCTGGTGAGCGGAATTTGAGTTTAGAATTGAacttataaattaaatgagtcaaaCTTAAGCTTAGATAAGATCAGTTCATTAGTTTGAGAActgactcgattatatatatataatattaaaaatatatattaaatgcatATAAAATAtgcgtattaataatttaatatatataatagtaatatataatc is a window from the Arachis hypogaea cultivar Tifrunner chromosome 1, arahy.Tifrunner.gnm2.J5K5, whole genome shotgun sequence genome containing:
- the LOC112789607 gene encoding S-adenosyl-L-methionine:benzoic acid/salicylic acid carboxyl methyltransferase 3; the encoded protein is MEVEQVLRMNGGIGEASYANNSLVQQKVISLTRPIREEAITSLYYKKIPRTVSIADLGCSSGPNTFFVVTEIIKAIENLCRELNQNSPEYNVFMNDLPGNDFNNIFRSLDSFKQNLMISNNNNNKFEKNSCGPCFLFGAPGSFYGRLFANTSIHFVHASYSLQWLSKVPEGIENNKGNIYMSSTSPLNVLNAYYEQFRRDFSFFLKCRGEEVVEGGVMVLTFLGRRSDDPSSKECCYIWELMAAALNQMVLEGIIKEEQMDAFNIPQYTPSPSEVKLEVQSEGSFTINRLEVSEVNWNAYENNWNAMDSESEEFESLIDGGYNVAQCMRAVAEPLLVSHFGEDIIENVFSRYQTLLTDSMSKEKTKFFNVTVSLTRNA